Proteins from a single region of Haloplanus sp. GDY1:
- a CDS encoding methionyl-tRNA formyltransferase, whose product MRVVVVTSEEPLYMPRYLRRIVAAHAGTIDRIVCLPFPASSTRQLREYRGMYGPRAGAWMGCRYLRGRGLAALPGRLGWRLTGRPHSVRAVGRRHGVPVERVPDASAPGAVEYLRGLDPDLLLSVVAGQRLPGPVLDAAADAVNLHGSLLPRYRGRATAFWPLFYGDDRTGVTAHRMTERFDAGPILARREFAIGPTDTVDSVYRRLASTGAALATELLADYPDLPDERPNEPSADPAESYHGLPTAAERREFLARGNAFL is encoded by the coding sequence GTGCGGGTCGTCGTCGTCACGAGCGAGGAACCCCTGTACATGCCGAGGTATCTCCGCCGAATCGTCGCGGCACACGCGGGGACGATAGACCGGATCGTCTGCCTGCCCTTCCCCGCGTCCTCGACGCGACAGCTCCGCGAGTACCGGGGCATGTACGGCCCCCGGGCCGGCGCCTGGATGGGGTGTCGCTACCTCCGGGGTCGGGGGCTGGCCGCGCTCCCCGGCCGTCTCGGCTGGCGGCTGACGGGGCGGCCCCACTCGGTCCGTGCGGTCGGGCGGCGACACGGCGTCCCCGTCGAGCGCGTGCCTGACGCGTCGGCACCGGGCGCAGTCGAGTATCTCCGGGGGCTCGATCCGGACCTCCTCCTGTCGGTCGTCGCCGGGCAACGGCTCCCGGGGCCCGTCCTCGACGCGGCGGCGGACGCCGTCAACCTCCACGGATCGCTCCTCCCGCGCTACCGGGGTCGGGCGACGGCGTTCTGGCCACTGTTCTACGGCGACGACCGAACGGGCGTCACCGCCCACCGGATGACCGAGCGGTTCGACGCCGGGCCGATCCTCGCCCGGCGCGAGTTCGCTATCGGGCCGACGGACACGGTGGACTCCGTCTACCGGAGGCTGGCGTCGACGGGGGCGGCGCTGGCGACCGAGTTGCTCGCCGACTACCCGGACCTTCCCGACGAGCGGCCGAACGAGCCGTCGGCGGACCCGGCCGAGTCGTACCACGGCCTCCCGACGGCCGCGGAGCGACGCGAGTTCCTCGCCCGCGGGAACGCGTTCCTGTGA
- a CDS encoding MarR family transcriptional regulator → MAEHGDGESGVLRSKRSATRYQILVGIAERQPAVSQREIADDIGITAQAVSDYLQGLIEEGYVRSPGRGRYEVTKEGVDWLITRTDELREFVAHVSEDVIGQVEIETALATAPISEGETVSLSMRDGVLRATPGAAGSTTAVAVTDADPERDVGITDFEGVLDYDLGRVTAVSVPRVQDGGSAAVDAASTADHAADADLVATAGTEALAAARAAGLEPDVRFGTPQAVGEAAARGLDVLLLAVADELSTHLDRLRDGNINYEVVDPAE, encoded by the coding sequence ATGGCAGAACACGGCGACGGCGAGTCGGGCGTCCTGCGGAGCAAGCGCTCGGCGACGCGGTATCAGATCCTCGTGGGGATCGCGGAGCGACAGCCGGCCGTCAGTCAGCGGGAGATCGCCGACGACATCGGCATCACCGCGCAGGCGGTGAGCGACTACCTGCAGGGGTTGATCGAGGAGGGCTACGTCCGGAGCCCCGGCCGCGGCCGATACGAGGTGACCAAGGAGGGGGTCGACTGGCTCATCACGCGGACCGACGAACTCCGCGAGTTCGTCGCCCACGTCTCCGAGGACGTGATCGGCCAGGTGGAGATCGAAACCGCCCTCGCCACCGCCCCCATCTCGGAGGGCGAGACCGTCTCGCTGTCGATGCGGGACGGCGTCCTCCGGGCGACCCCCGGCGCGGCCGGGAGTACAACCGCGGTTGCAGTCACGGACGCCGATCCGGAACGGGACGTGGGCATCACCGACTTCGAGGGCGTCCTCGACTACGACCTCGGTCGGGTGACCGCCGTCTCGGTCCCTCGGGTGCAGGACGGCGGGAGCGCCGCCGTCGACGCCGCGTCGACGGCCGATCACGCCGCCGACGCGGACCTGGTGGCGACGGCCGGAACCGAGGCGCTCGCGGCCGCCCGGGCGGCGGGACTGGAGCCCGACGTCCGCTTCGGCACCCCGCAGGCGGTCGGGGAGGCCGCCGCCAGGGGGCTCGACGTCCTCCTGCTCGCCGTCGCCGACGAACTCTCGACGCATCTGGATCGCCTCCGCGACGGCAACATCAACTACGAGGTGGTCGACCCCGCGGAGTAG
- a CDS encoding universal stress protein has product MTLLVPFDDSALAETALKRACEFGACRDEAVVALTVVPDDRSFAEERGWIDAGEAYRPDELCTRFEQRVKAVDDGVAFRCERPTESEDATATATDDVTRTIRTVAAELDVSIIFVGSENAGRVSSPMTSVGDPLSTDARYDVHIVRHAE; this is encoded by the coding sequence GTGACCCTACTGGTTCCATTCGACGACTCGGCACTCGCGGAGACGGCGCTGAAACGGGCCTGCGAGTTCGGGGCGTGTCGCGACGAGGCCGTCGTCGCCCTCACGGTGGTTCCGGACGACCGGTCGTTCGCGGAGGAGCGCGGCTGGATCGACGCCGGCGAGGCCTACCGCCCGGACGAACTCTGTACGCGGTTCGAGCAGCGGGTGAAGGCCGTCGACGACGGAGTGGCGTTCCGGTGCGAGCGACCGACCGAGAGCGAGGACGCGACGGCGACGGCGACGGACGACGTGACCCGGACGATCCGGACGGTCGCCGCCGAACTCGACGTCTCGATCATCTTCGTTGGCAGCGAGAACGCCGGGCGCGTCTCGTCGCCGATGACGAGCGTCGGCGACCCGCTCTCGACGGACGCGCGCTACGACGTCCACATCGTCCGCCACGCGGAGTGA
- a CDS encoding MBL fold metallo-hydrolase produces the protein MDVRFLGGAGEVGRSAILVNDRLLIDFGMQTGNPPQFPVETPDPEAVVVSHGHLDHVGAVPSLLSGDRRPPIHWTPPTRELALTLARDTLKLHGGTYDCPFTEEEVRRVTEVSETHGYRETFEAAGHEVTFYNAGHIPGSAHVLVEDGGAQRASGARTGSDDGGTRLFYTADFHTDDQRLVSASTARPDADVVVCESTYSDVEHDPRERIESRFVDSVRTTVWEGGTVVVPAFAIGRTQELLLICDAHDVDCYVDGMGKRVTEMLRRHPAFVRDADALRRAKSNARFVTGRDGQRRRIAAQNTVIVTTSGMLSGGPAMTYVPEIRSHPTNKITLTGYQVEGTPGRDLLETGRAEIDGRVMPVSAQVEWYDFSAHADREGLLSLLDEYRGSRVLVNHGDRCGAFAEELAADGYDASAPALGEEITV, from the coding sequence ATGGACGTTCGTTTCCTCGGCGGGGCGGGCGAGGTCGGCCGGAGCGCGATCCTCGTCAACGACCGCCTCCTCATCGATTTCGGGATGCAGACCGGCAACCCACCCCAGTTCCCGGTCGAGACGCCGGATCCCGAGGCAGTCGTCGTCAGCCACGGCCACCTCGACCACGTCGGCGCCGTGCCGTCCCTGCTCTCGGGCGACCGTCGCCCGCCGATCCACTGGACGCCGCCGACGCGGGAGCTCGCGCTGACGCTCGCGCGCGACACGCTGAAGCTCCACGGCGGTACCTACGACTGCCCGTTCACCGAGGAGGAGGTCCGGCGCGTCACGGAGGTCTCGGAGACCCACGGCTACCGCGAGACGTTCGAGGCCGCGGGCCACGAGGTGACCTTCTACAACGCGGGCCACATCCCCGGGAGCGCGCACGTCCTCGTGGAGGACGGCGGGGCGCAGCGCGCCTCGGGCGCTCGGACGGGGTCCGACGACGGCGGCACGCGCCTGTTCTACACCGCGGACTTCCACACCGACGACCAGCGGCTGGTGTCGGCCTCCACCGCCCGGCCCGACGCCGACGTCGTCGTCTGTGAGAGCACCTACTCCGACGTGGAGCACGACCCCCGCGAGCGGATCGAATCGCGGTTCGTCGACAGCGTCCGCACGACCGTCTGGGAGGGTGGCACCGTCGTCGTCCCCGCGTTCGCCATCGGGCGGACACAGGAGCTGCTGTTGATCTGTGACGCCCACGACGTCGACTGTTACGTCGACGGGATGGGCAAGCGGGTAACCGAGATGCTCCGCCGCCACCCCGCGTTCGTTCGGGACGCGGACGCGCTTCGGCGGGCGAAATCGAACGCCAGGTTCGTCACCGGTCGCGACGGACAGCGGCGACGAATCGCGGCGCAAAACACGGTGATCGTGACGACCAGCGGGATGCTCTCCGGCGGCCCGGCGATGACGTACGTCCCCGAGATCAGGTCGCATCCGACGAACAAGATCACGCTGACGGGCTACCAGGTCGAGGGAACGCCCGGGCGCGACCTGCTGGAGACGGGGCGTGCCGAGATCGACGGCCGGGTGATGCCGGTCAGCGCACAGGTCGAGTGGTACGACTTCTCCGCGCACGCCGACCGCGAGGGGCTCCTGTCGCTGCTCGACGAGTATCGCGGGAGCCGCGTGCTCGTGAACCACGGGGATCGGTGCGGGGCGTTCGCCGAGGAACTCGCCGCCGACGGCTACGACGCGTCGGCGCCGGCGCTCGGCGAGGAGATCACGGTGTGA
- a CDS encoding OsmC family protein, whose product MSVVDTTLQERLTRRIEGLRNAGELKPGRPSVETETLRNYHARARADGFVFDADEPVSKVGGTGRAPRPLRYFLAGFAFCLQAQYVRNAVRMGIDLDELAVDVDGEIDRRGGLGLREAPADFERIGYTTTLRTDASEERVRDLVDAAESRCYVHGTLSAALPLDGTTVLNGSPL is encoded by the coding sequence ATGTCCGTCGTCGACACGACCCTACAGGAGCGGCTGACCCGACGCATCGAGGGCCTCCGGAACGCCGGCGAACTCAAACCCGGCCGTCCCTCGGTCGAGACGGAGACGCTCCGGAACTACCACGCCCGGGCCCGGGCCGACGGCTTCGTCTTCGACGCCGACGAACCCGTCTCCAAGGTCGGCGGCACCGGCCGAGCCCCCCGTCCGCTCCGGTACTTCCTCGCCGGCTTCGCCTTCTGCCTCCAGGCGCAGTACGTCCGCAACGCCGTCCGCATGGGGATCGACCTCGACGAACTCGCGGTCGACGTCGACGGCGAGATCGACCGCCGGGGTGGGCTCGGCCTCCGCGAGGCGCCCGCGGACTTCGAGCGGATCGGATACACGACCACCCTCCGGACCGACGCGTCCGAGGAGCGGGTCCGCGACCTGGTCGACGCCGCCGAGTCCCGCTGTTACGTCCACGGCACGCTCTCGGCGGCGCTCCCCCTCGACGGCACGACGGTCCTGAACGGCTCGCCGCTGTAG
- a CDS encoding bacterio-opsin activator domain-containing protein: protein MNSDTPRSDSITEVEFALQDPAYPMVHAARELDCRVDVLEAIPATNGREHTLEFLGVDAEGSARVVDATADCPRARHATLLERRDGETLLEVAVADAVVQSVADAGAVLSEAHADDEESRLTVSLPPTRSAEAVVEGVRASHPSVRVVAVTERPVAPPFLTPQCFRTALRARLTDRQWQTLRLAHEEGYFERPRDVSQSALAEGMGICQETVSQHLRAAQRHLLSVVFENDLGDGTPRSDD from the coding sequence ATGAACTCGGACACCCCTCGATCCGACAGCATCACCGAAGTCGAGTTCGCGCTCCAGGACCCCGCGTACCCGATGGTCCACGCGGCGCGGGAACTCGACTGCCGGGTCGACGTCCTCGAGGCGATTCCGGCGACGAACGGGCGGGAACACACGCTCGAGTTCCTCGGCGTCGACGCCGAGGGGTCCGCCCGCGTCGTCGACGCCACGGCGGACTGTCCCCGGGCGCGACACGCCACCCTGCTGGAGCGACGCGACGGGGAGACGCTCCTCGAAGTCGCGGTGGCCGACGCCGTCGTGCAGTCGGTGGCCGACGCCGGCGCCGTCCTCTCGGAGGCCCACGCCGACGACGAGGAGTCCCGGCTGACCGTCTCCCTGCCGCCCACGCGGTCGGCGGAGGCCGTCGTCGAGGGCGTCCGTGCGTCCCACCCCTCGGTGCGGGTCGTCGCCGTCACCGAACGGCCGGTGGCGCCGCCGTTCCTGACCCCGCAGTGCTTTCGGACGGCCCTCCGCGCGCGACTCACCGACCGGCAGTGGCAGACCCTCCGCCTCGCGCACGAGGAGGGCTACTTCGAGCGGCCGCGCGACGTGTCCCAGTCGGCGCTGGCGGAGGGGATGGGCATCTGCCAGGAGACGGTCAGCCAGCACCTGCGGGCGGCCCAGCGACACCTGCTGTCGGTCGTCTTCGAGAACGACCTCGGGGACGGGACGCCACGGAGCGACGACTGA